A genomic window from Punica granatum isolate Tunisia-2019 chromosome 2, ASM765513v2, whole genome shotgun sequence includes:
- the LOC116197446 gene encoding uncharacterized protein LOC116197446 → MNHLERHQDLDLGPDQQLVPSLNHDVGLDQDQDLESGQTYEHHLEQNFDHELDLGKNHDQEMGGEENYLNDEELAMDQKPNPEEQALILSGQNHELGLIESNGLVVSNHEELDGAVELAGEDGQEMGIDIGSDQEQLVLSLPPLVLQARALAVEPNYELSVGQEFTDAESCRRALRNTAIALHFELQTIKSDQTRFTARCASEGCPWRIHAAKLPGVPTFMIRTIGGDHTCRGISHLGHHQASVQWVASTVEQRLRENPNCKPKEILEEIHRAHGITLSYKQAWRGKERIMASLLGSFEEGYRLLPEYCSQIKRTNPGSIASVYGSPEDNSFQQLFISYQASIYGFLNACRPLIGLDRTYLKSKYLGTLLVATGFDGDDALFPLAFGVVDEENDDNWMWFLSELHGLLETNAENMPRLTILSDRRKGIIEGVEVNFPTAFHGFCLRHLSESFRKEFNNTVLVNLLWEAACALTVIEFESKILEIEEISREGGYWIRRIPPRLWATAYFEGTRFGHLTANADECFNSWVSEASGLPIVQMMESIRRQLMTWFNERREMSMQWTSILVPSAERRVGEAIDRAQTFNVLRANEAEFEVLSHEATHIVDIRNRCCLCRGWQLYGLPCAHAVAALLSCRQNVHRFTESCFTVAAYRKAYSQTIHPIPDKSLWKEVSNGDPSSEEAQQMAINPPKSLRPPGRPRKKRVRAEDQGRAKRVVHCSRCNQTGHFRTTCAAPI, encoded by the coding sequence ATGAATCATCTTGAGCGGCATCAGGATCTAGACCTCGGACCAGACCAGCAGCTGGTTCCGAGTCTTAATCATGATGTGGGTCTTGACCAAGACCAGGACTTGGAATCGGGACAGACATACGAGCATCATTTGGAACAAAATTTTGACCATGAATTAGATTTAGGAAAGAACCATGACCAGGAAATGGGCGGTgaagaaaattatttgaatgATGAGGAGCTGGCAATGGATCAAAAACCTAATCCTGAAGAGCAAGCATTGATTCTCTCGGGGCAGAATCATGAGCTGGGGTTGATAGAGAGTAATGGGTTAGTTGTCTCTAATCACGAAGAACTAGATGGGGCTGTTGAACTCGCGGGGGAAGATGGCCAAGAAATGGGAATAGATATAGGTTCCGATCAGGAACAGCTCGTCCTCAGTCTTCCTCCTTTGGTCCTTCAAGCACGAGCTCTTGCTGTGGAACCAAATTATGAGCTGTCCGTGGGGCAGGAGTTCACTGATGCTGAGAGCTGCCGCCGAGCCTTGAGAAATACTGCAATTGCCCTACACTTTGAGCTGCAGACTATAAAATCTGACCAGACCCGATTTACTGCTAGATGTGCAAGCGAGGGATGCCCATGGCGGATCCATGCTGCAAAGCTCCCTGGTGTACCGACCTTCATGATCAGGACAATTGGCGGAGACCATACATGTAGAGGGATCTCTCACCTGGGCCACCACCAGGCCTCGGTCCAGTGGGTTGCCAGCACTGTGGAGCAGCGCCTTAGGGAGAATCCAAATTGCAAGCCCAAGGAGATCCTCGAGGAGATTCACCGTGCCCATGGCATTACCCTGTCGTACAAGCAGGCCTGGCGTGGGAAGGAGCGTATAATGGCTTCCTTGCTCGGGTCCTTCGAGGAAGGGTATCGCCTTCTTCCCGAGTACTGCAGCCAGATCAAGAGGACAAATCCTGGGAGCATTGCATCAGTTTATGGAAGTCCCGAGGATAATTCTTTCCAGCAGCTGTTCATATCTTATCAGGCTTCAATCTACGGTTTTCTCAATGCTTGCCGCCCGCTCATAGGCCTTGATCGGACGTATCTCAAGAGCAAATATCTCGGCACATTGCTTGTAGCTACTGGATTTGATGGGGACGATGCCCTGTTTCCTCTGGCTTTTGGGGTGGTAGACGAGGAGAACGATGACAACTGGATGTGGTTCCTCTCTGAACTTCATGGTTTGCTCGAGACCAATGCCGAGAATATGCCGAGGCTCACAATTTTGTCTGACAGACGGAAAGGGATTATTGAAGGGGTGGAGGTGAACTTCCCGACTGCTTTTCATGGATTCTGCTTGCGCCATCTCAGCGAGAGCTTTAGGAAGGAGTTCAATAACACAGTGCTTGTCAACCTCCTGTGGGAGGCTGCCTGCGCCCTCACTGTTATAGAGTTCGAAAGCAAGATCCTTGAGATTGAGGAGATCTCTCGGGAGGGAGGGTACTGGATCAGGAGGATCCCTCCCCGATTATGGGCAACGGCCTACTTTGAGGGTACGAGGTTTGGACACCTGACTGCAAATGCCGATGAGTGCTTCAACTCATGGGTTTCGGAAGCATCTGGTCTCCCGATTGTTCAAATGATGGAGTCAATCAGGAGGCAGCTGATGACCTGGTTCAATGAGCGGCGAGAGATGAGCATGCAATGGACGTCCATACTTGTGCCCTCTGCCGAGAGGCGGGTTGGGGAGGCCATCGACCGGGCGCAGACATTTAATGTCCTCCGTGCCAATGAGGCGGAGTTTGAGGTCCTCTCCCACGAGGCGACCCACATAGTGGACATTCGGAACCGATGTTGCCTCTGCAGAGGGTGGCAGCTCTACGGGCTGCCCTGTGCACACGCTGTGGCAGCTCTGCTCTCATGCAGGCAGAATGTTCACCGGTTCACAGAGAGCTGCTTCACTGTGGCAGCATACCGTAAGGCCTACTCGCAGACTATACACCCTATACCCGATAAGTCTCTGTGGAAGGAGGTGTCTAATGGAGACCCAAGTTCAGAGGAAGCACAGCAGATGGCCATCAACCCTCCCAAGTCGCTGCGTCCCCCCGGGAGGCCACGGAAGAAGCGGGTCCGGGCTGAGGACCAAGGCCGGGCAAAGCGGGTCGTGCACTGTAGCCGGTGTAATCAGACGGGCCATTTTAGAACAACTTGTGCTGCTCCCATCTAG